GGATGCGGATCGAGGTAACATCGAGACGATACATCAGGTCTTCCCGAAATCGTCCACTGCTCACTTCTTCCTGAAGGCGTCGGTTGGTCGCCGCCACGACGCGGCCGGTGAAGAATCGGGTGGTAGTGCTCCCCAGCGGCCGATACTCACGCGATTCCAAGAAGCGCAGGAGCTTGGCCTGCAGGTTGAGTGGGATCTCCGTCACCTCGTCCAGGAAGAGTGTGCCTCCTTCCGCGGCCTCCGCCAGTCCGATCCGACGCTTCTCCGCCCCGGTGTAAGCGCCTTTTTCACTACCAAAGAGTTCCGCTTCAAACATGTCGGCCGGAACCGCCGGACAATTCAGGGCGAGGTAGGGAGCCCGAGGGTTGGAGGATTCGAACGTCCATTGGTGCAGCGTACGCGCTGCCAGGTCTTTGCCGGTTCCCGTTTCGCCCATCAGGAGCACGGTGGCGGTGGAATGCCGTGCCGCTTGACGGAGCACATGCACCGCGGCCGTCATCGCGGGTGAGGATCCGATCAGCTGTTCGGCATTACTGCTGGGGTGGACGGTTCCCCATCGGCGACGAATGCGGGCGAGGCAGGCTAAGAACTCCTCCTCATTCAGCGGCTTGGTCAGGTAGTCGAACAAGCCGTTGCGGGTGAGTTGGACGGCCTGGCCGAGTTCGGGGGCGCCAGTGATCATGATGCCCACACACTCCGGGTGACGCTGGATGAGCTCAGGGTAGAACTCGAAGCCAGTTCCGTCCGGGAGCTTATTGTCGAGACTGGCCAGCTCGAATCTGTGCCGGGCGATGGCGGCGCGTGCCTCCTGCAGGTTGCAGCAGACGACCACCTCGCCGCCTTCCTCGCTCA
The sequence above is drawn from the Verrucomicrobiales bacterium genome and encodes:
- a CDS encoding sigma-54-dependent Fis family transcriptional regulator — protein: MTPAKLTTPFQCLVVDDDAGFAAMLADLLSEEGGEVVVCCNLQEARAAIARHRFELASLDNKLPDGTGFEFYPELIQRHPECVGIMITGAPELGQAVQLTRNGLFDYLTKPLNEEEFLACLARIRRRWGTVHPSSNAEQLIGSSPAMTAAVHVLRQAARHSTATVLLMGETGTGKDLAARTLHQWTFESSNPRAPYLALNCPAVPADMFEAELFGSEKGAYTGAEKRRIGLAEAAEGGTLFLDEVTEIPLNLQAKLLRFLESREYRPLGSTTTRFFTGRVVAATNRRLQEEVSSGRFREDLMYRLDVTSIRIPPLREHLADLDALAEQLLAQLCTKYGRRKPHLLPDDLQTLRSYHFPGNVRELRNLLERSLLRSPEEKAWMPLDLTWLRSAPSSLAATDAAASTPAAGLMSGPSTRSLPEQQEYELIRRTLQEEGGAIRRTATRLGLTHQALLRRLQKWPELRTSQPPSR